The Streptomyces sp. NBC_01244 genome contains a region encoding:
- a CDS encoding M48 metallopeptidase family protein, which produces MSADPPQRAVEVRRSARRRRTVSAYREGDRTVVLIPARMSEAEEQRWVGVMLDKLAAQESKRTLGDAELAERAERLSEQYFGGRARPRTVRWVTNQNTRWGSCTPAEGSIRLSHRIQGMPEYVVDYVLLHELAHLLVPGHGPSFWELLEAYPRTERARGYLEGVVAAERLPTVPAAREE; this is translated from the coding sequence GTGTCCGCCGATCCACCGCAGCGCGCCGTCGAAGTCCGCCGGAGCGCACGCCGCCGAAGGACCGTATCCGCCTACCGCGAGGGTGATCGTACGGTCGTCCTCATCCCTGCCCGGATGTCCGAGGCCGAGGAGCAGCGCTGGGTGGGCGTCATGCTCGACAAGCTGGCGGCCCAGGAGAGCAAGCGCACCCTCGGGGACGCGGAACTCGCCGAGCGCGCCGAGCGTTTGTCCGAGCAGTACTTCGGTGGCCGCGCCCGCCCCCGCACGGTCCGCTGGGTGACCAACCAGAACACCCGCTGGGGCTCCTGCACCCCGGCCGAAGGCAGCATCCGGCTCTCGCACCGCATCCAGGGGATGCCGGAGTACGTCGTCGACTACGTGCTGCTGCACGAGCTGGCGCACCTCCTCGTGCCCGGCCACGGCCCCAGCTTCTGGGAACTCCTGGAGGCGTATCCGCGCACCGAGCGGGCGCGCGGATACCTCGAAGGAGTCGTCGCCGCCGAACGCCTTCCGACGGTCCCCGCCGCCCGCGAGGAATGA